In Solenopsis invicta isolate M01_SB chromosome 9, UNIL_Sinv_3.0, whole genome shotgun sequence, the sequence CATGAGTTCAATCCGATCAGaatacaatttgtaaaaaatggatTAGCAAAAGCTGGATTTAAAATACAGAACTCGAATCTTCCATTAGAAGGAATCAAGATTGCGGATGTTGGCTGCGGGGGAGGTATATTAAGTGAAGGTTTAGCTAAATTAGGAGCGCAAGTAACTGGGATAGATCCATCCGAgggattaataaatattgctaaAGAACATGCAAAACTGAATTCTAATATATCAGAAAAAGTAAATTACATTCATACAACCGTGGAAGATTTTGcccaaaaagagaaagaaacataTGATGTTGTTGTGACCTCTGAGGTCGTAGAACATGTAACAGACCCACAACAATTTTTAAAGGTATAATACAAGAGGCATTCAAGTTGTAGTGTCTCCTAATTTattgaagataaatttaaaaattagcagTTTAGTTCAGCTTATAGAATACTTGCTTAATCGTTGGAATTGTTTCAGGCAATAAAAATGCGACGTTCTTTGAAGCATTGTCAAGTTCTAGAAAATCGCAAGGACTGAAAACCGAACGACTACTGAGATTGTTTCTCAGAGTCAGGAAAACTAAAAAATCGTTAGATACCTGCTAAAcatgaatgtaatattttattaaacgttgTCATTTTCAAAGTTCAAAACTCTTTCAACTTGAAGCAAAGCATATGTTCTATGAGCAAAAAGCtgtcaattttttatatgtatttgtcAAATGCTTATGCGTTTTAAGATGAGTCAAATGTGTTATCTGTTCCCATTtcggagaaaaaaattagaaaacctTACAATTTCAATGCTTTTTGCATTATAATGTAAGATCTAAATGAGATtcctattaaatatttagaaaagataaatactatatttagatatataaacactataatatatattataaaaacgaatattttacaaatattctgtACAGGGATGTGTGAATCTTGTGAAACCTGGAAAGTCGATTTTTGTAACGACAATAAACAAAACTCTAGCATCTTTGCTGTTTGTTATTATAGCAGATGAATACATTTTCTCAGCTATACCTCGCGGTACTCATCAATGGAATAAATTTATTCCTCCACACGAAGTTCAACGTATATTGAAGAATTGtatgttttatcattattttgttaaatctaggaagaaattatttaaaataatattttatcatataaaaatcatatgagtataatattattataacaagtTCTCATACAAAAGTTATTGTatacttttatgtaatatatttcttttctgtttttctttttcttatagaTGGTTGCGAAACGAAAATGATCCAAGGTTTCAAATTAAATGGAATAAAACGAGAATGGAATCTGTCGTCATCTGTATCTACTTTTTATGGACTTCATGCAATCAAAAATGAAGAAACTGACATATAAACTGTTGAGATAGCACGCTCTGTAGTCACTCTATACGTAGCTTTTAAGCTTTACTAGTATATAGATGTCGCCTTTCTGTTTAGTTAGTTTTAATGTGCTTCATCGCCATTAGCCCGAGCGACTACTACATTAGGCttattctttttagctgaactttTTGCACTAGTGCAAGAAGTGttcttttaatgaattaaagcaTTCTTTTAACGAAAATTTCGTTAAATGTCACTGTTCTTTTTCGCAGTGCAGCGGTACTCAGTATAACAATTCACTGTACTGGCACTATGTCATAAGCAAGTACAACAGTGCAGTGCAGAGACCATCAACAAAGAAGTtaagaaattttgaaactttGCAAGAAGTTAAGTGTTGCTcttaatgaattaatattaaaaatatataagtacttataaaaatacatataattaagatatttaaaaaaatattttaaatttaatatattacatgtttatatataacaaaCTAATAATGTTTTATCCCTCTTTGTACTGTCACACTCGCGAAATTGATTCAGTGCAGTGCATAAGCTGTGTTGAACTAATGCTGAACTAAAAAGAACAAACCGAGGAACAAACTTATTGTATTGAGATCAACggttttatttatcttttgttaATCACACACGTTTTCGTTAGTCACATGTGCACATTTCACTCACTTCAGTTCTATTAAATATCTCTTAGCACAAATTCCATTGCGTTTATTATATAACACACCAACATAaaccaaattaaaaaacaataataattataaaatattactttaatattaaacatctaaaatacaagttaaatttttgtacgaattctatggcttataaaattatatttttcacatataaATACCTTTCTCCTTTTTGATagttttgtagaattaattataataattataataatatctcatatatttatattatttccacacaatgaaaaaactttttgatACATAATaactaatcaatattttacttattcCTAAGATTATTCAAATCATTTATTGTGTGCTATTTAATTTATCCCAAACGTAGAGTGTATGAGATAATCAATAGTCATCTTTGCGGAAGACTGCTTGTCTATCTTTCattcagattttatttgtttttccttaaaaaaatcttaataaaagaATCTTTGTTTCTGCTTAAAGAAGAAATtgttcggaaaaaaaaaaaaacattttctttatttcatatttgaaaaatatgtatatttaagacaaaatatatatatttaatatttctgtgatgttttaAGAACAAAACAAACAAATTGACAATGCAGGAATGGTTTGAATATAAAGGTCTGAAGTATCGTTACTGACAATGATTTGCACAAAGGTCTACTTCACCAACGTACTCTCAAGTACATTGAGATTCtctca encodes:
- the LOC105204414 gene encoding ubiquinone biosynthesis O-methyltransferase-like, translated to MLASKYAFKCITEPWKKLFSEAGNIIRTNKIVRQLSTIDPKDIEHHTAQKNIWWDYNITKTLHEFNPIRIQFVKNGLAKAGFKIQNSNLPLEGIKIADVGCGGGILSEGLAKLGAQVTGIDPSEGLINIAKEHAKLNSNISEKVNYIHTTVEDFAQKEKETYDVVVTSEVVEHVTDPQQFLKGCVNLVKPGKSIFVTTINKTLASLLFVIIADEYIFSAIPRGTHQWNKFIPPHEVQRILKNYGCETKMIQGFKLNGIKREWNLSSSVSTFYGLHAIKNEETDI